Part of the Halomarina litorea genome is shown below.
CGGCGACCCCCGACGACTTCGTGCCCGTCATGCGGGTGCTCGACGGGTCGCTGCTCGACGTCGAGGCCACCACCGTCGAGGAGCGCATCGACCGGGGAGCGGTGCTCGTGGCCGTCGCTGACGGCGACACCGCCGGGCGCGTCGTCGGCACCCTCGTTCTCGACACGCTGGAGCCACACCCGGCGGCCCCCCGGCCCGAGGAGCAGGCGCCGGAGACGCGCCACGTCGAGGCCGTCGCGGTCCACCGGCGACACCGCTCTGCGGGCGTCGGGACGGCGCTCGTGGAGGCGGCGGCCGAGCGCTGTGACTACCTCACCGCCGAGTTCCGCGAGGAGGTCGGTCCGTTCTACGAGTCGCTGGGGTTCGACGTGGAGAGAGGCAACAGCGGGCGTTGTCACGGGATGCGATAGCGAGCAGACGGCGGGGCGTCAGACCGAAGCGGCGTGCCGTGCTCCCACTCACATCGGGTGGGGTCGGGCATCGTGCCCGCGGACCGCTTCGGGCGGGAGGTCAGGACATGGCGGGCGTGGTCCCGTCCTCCTATTTCAACCTAGACCCGCGGCGCGACGAGGGCACGACCCGCCGCCAGCAGTTCCTCCACCCGGTCGGCGCTGTCGCCCTCCGCGTACACGCGGAGTTTGGGTTCCGTGCCGCTCGGTCGGACGAGCACCCACGTCCCGTCCTCGAGGAATATCTTGAAGCCGTCCTTCGTGCCGACGTTCTCGACCGCCTTCCCGGCGATTCGCTCGGGGAGGTCGCCCTCCAGACTGGTCAGGACGTGGTCCTTGCGGTCCTCCGGGCAGTCGACGCTCACCCTGCCCTGGTGAATCTCGCCGTACTCGGCCTCGATGGCGTCGGCGCGGTCGTCGAGGGGGCGTTCGGCGTGCGCCTGCGCGAGGACGAGGGCGAGGAGGACGCCGTCCTTGTTCCGGAGGTGGTCGGTGATGCCGAAGCCGCCGGACTCCTCGCCGCCACAGAGGGCGTCGGCGTCTTTCATCCCCTGTGCGACCCACTTGAAACCGACCGGGACTTCGAGGACCTCCTCGCCGTGGTCGGCCGCGATGCGGTCGACGAGGAAGGTGGTCGAGACGGTGCGGACCGCTCCTCCGGAGTCGGATTCGAGGAGGTAGTCGTAGAGGACCGTATAGAGGAGGTTCGGGTCGAGGTAGCCACGGGCGGGCGTGACGACGGCGAGGCGGTCGGCGTCACCGTCGTTGGCGAACCCGAGGTCCGCGTCGCCCTCGGTGACCAGTTCCACGAGGTCGGTCAGTTTCTCGGCGCTCGGTTCGGGCGAGACGCCGCCGAAGCCCTCCGCCGCCTCGCAGCGCAGGCGCTCGACGGTCGCGCCCGCGCCCGCGAGGAGGTCGTCGGTGACTCCCCGGCCGCTGCCGTGCATGGCGTCGTAGGCGACCGAGAGGCCGTCGAGGTCGGCTCCGGAGAACTCCACGGCGTGCTGGCCAAAGCGCGTCGTGAAGGTGTCCTCGTGTATCTCGCCGCGGTCCGCCTCGGGGACCTGTTCCGGGTCGGCGAGGCGCGCTTCGAGGGCGTCGGTCACCTCGGGCATGGCGGGCGCGCCATCGCCTGGCAGGAACTTCACGCCGTTGTACTCCGGTGGGTTGTGGCTCGCGGTTATCATCAGCCCCCCGGCGAGGCCCCGGTCGCGGACGGTCCACGCGAGGACCGGCGTCGGGCAGTCCCGTTCGGAGGAGAGCACGTCGAAGCCGTTGTCCGCGAGCACCTCGGCGAGG
Proteins encoded:
- a CDS encoding phosphoglucomutase/phosphomannomutase family protein; its protein translation is MDAIKFGTDGWRATLDTFTEERVRMVGQAVADLLADQSAGDTVAVGYDARDHSPRFATALAEVLADNGFDVLSSERDCPTPVLAWTVRDRGLAGGLMITASHNPPEYNGVKFLPGDGAPAMPEVTDALEARLADPEQVPEADRGEIHEDTFTTRFGQHAVEFSGADLDGLSVAYDAMHGSGRGVTDDLLAGAGATVERLRCEAAEGFGGVSPEPSAEKLTDLVELVTEGDADLGFANDGDADRLAVVTPARGYLDPNLLYTVLYDYLLESDSGGAVRTVSTTFLVDRIAADHGEEVLEVPVGFKWVAQGMKDADALCGGEESGGFGITDHLRNKDGVLLALVLAQAHAERPLDDRADAIEAEYGEIHQGRVSVDCPEDRKDHVLTSLEGDLPERIAGKAVENVGTKDGFKIFLEDGTWVLVRPSGTEPKLRVYAEGDSADRVEELLAAGRALVAPRV
- a CDS encoding GNAT family N-acetyltransferase, which translates into the protein MSVRVRTATPDDFVPVMRVLDGSLLDVEATTVEERIDRGAVLVAVADGDTAGRVVGTLVLDTLEPHPAAPRPEEQAPETRHVEAVAVHRRHRSAGVGTALVEAAAERCDYLTAEFREEVGPFYESLGFDVERGNSGRCHGMR